In Candidatus Methylomirabilota bacterium, the DNA window TCGGACTTGGCGAAGCGCGCGCGCCCGCACTCGAGCGCCTTCGACGCGACGCCGAAGAACGCGCCCACGCACGCGAGCGCGCCGGGCTGCTCGACCGCGGCGGTCGGCTTGTCGGCCGTCGGCGGCGCGAACGCGGCCAGGGGGAACGGCGGGAGGTCCGTGGGCGGCGGGGGCAGCGGCAGCGTGGCGCCCGCGAGCTTCGGCTTCTCGCCCGGCGCCTCCGCGAACGGCACGAGCCGCGCCAGGTCGGGCAGGGGCGGCGTGAGCGGCAGGAGCGTCTGCGCGGCGGCGCCTACCGGCGCCGCGAGCCACGCCGCCAGGAGGAGGCCGACCGCCGCCCGGCGCATCAGGAGCCGCCCCCGGCCTTCGGCGCCGGCGTCTTCGGCAGCCGGCCCTTGATCGCCGTGGCGCGATCGCGCGCCCAGTCCCGGAGCGTCGCGTCGGGGCTCTTGGCCGCGACCTGCGCGTAGGCTGCGAGCGCGGCCTTCGGGTCCTGGAGCTGCTCCCTCGCCAGGCCGAGGCCCGCGAGCGCCCGGTAGCGCGTCGCCGCCTCCACGCTCTTCACCGCGCCGACCGCCTCGAACGCCTTGGCCGCCGCGCTGAAGCGGCCGAGCTTCAGCTCCGACTCACCCTGGAGCACGAGCGCATCCGCGCGCACGGCCTCCTCGTCGCTCTTCGCGGCGGCCTGCGCCTGGGCCGACGCCTCCCGCCAGTCCTTCCTCTTGAACGCCGCGTTGGCCAGGTCGAGCGCGGCGCGGGAGGCGAGCTGGTGGTTCGGAAACTCCTTGCGGAGCCGCCGCCAGGCGGCCTCCTGGTCCTTCGGGCGCCCGAGCCGCCCCGCGATCGCGCCCGCGTCGTAGAGCGCCTCGGCCGTCGGCGGCGCCTGCTCCATGAGCTGCTTGTAGGTGTCCTGGAGCTCGGAGCGGTCGCCGTACTTCGAGAGCGTCTCGGTGATCATCCGGCGCGCCGCCGGCGCCAGGTCGTGGCGGGGCGCCGCCGCGACGAACGCGCGCAGGTCCTCGAGCCCGCCCTTCGCGTCGCCGGAGGTCACGCGCGCCCAGCCGAGGAGGTAGCGCGCGTCGGGGACGAGCTTGTGGCCCCCGAACTTCGTCGGAAACGCCTCGAGCATCGGGATCGCTTCGCCGAACCGCTTCAGCTCGACGAGGGTGCGCGCCAGGTAGAAGGTCGCGTCGGGCGCGAGCGCGTGGTCGGGCCAGCCGTTCAGGAGCTCGCGGAACGCCGTCACCGCCCCCTCGGGGCGGCGCAGGTCGAGGTCGGTGAGGCCGAGGCCATAGTACGCGTCCGGTGCGCGCGGCGACTGCGCGTCCTTCCGCGTCACCGCCTCGTACGCGGCGCGCGCCTCGGCGAAGCGCCGGAGGCGGTAGAGCGCCTCGCCCTGCCAGAACTTCGCCTCGAGGGGCGGGCCCGCCGCCGGGAGCTTCTCCGCGCGCCGGAACGCCTCGAGCGCCGCCTCGCCGTCGCCGAGCGCCAGCCGCGCGCGCCCGAGGGTGAGCAGCGTCTCGGGGAGCTTCGGATCGTTCGGGTACTCGGCGACGAGGCGCTCGAGCGCCCGGCGCGCGACGGCGTAGAGGCCGTCGCCGAACGCGCGCTCGCCGACGAGCCGGAGCCGCGCCGGCTCGTCGAGCGCCCACGCGGGCGTGCTCGCGAACGCGACCGTGAGCAGGAGGAGGAGCGCCGTGACGGGCCGCAACCTGCGAGTCATGTTGACCAAATCATCGTAGCACGGCTGTGGTACGGTCAGGACGTGGCGCTGTGCGTGTTCGACCTCGACCACACCCTCATCCGCACACCGCTCGACCTGGCGGCGATGGCCGTCGACATGCGGGCGCTCATCGAGCGCGCCCGCGGGCCCCTGCCGCCCCGCCCCGAGCGCTGGCGCGTCGGCGAGCTGGTGCAGTGGACGAAGGCGGGCGCGCCCGAGCTCGAGGGGGCGGTGTGGGAGGTGGCGCTCGCGCACGAGGGCCGCGCCATGGACGCCGCGACGGTCGAGCCGGGCGCGCTCGACGCGCTCGCGGGCGCGCGTCGCGCCGGCTTCCGCACCGCGCTCTGGACCAACAACGCGCGCGCCCTCACGCTGCCGGCGCTCGAGCGCCTCGGGCTCGCCGCCCTCCTGGATCTCGTGGTGACCCGTGACGACATGCGCGCGCTCAAGCCCGATCCCGACGGCTGGCGCGTGATCTGTGACCGCGTCGACGGCGCCGAGCGTGCCGCCGACTCGGTGGTCGTCGGCGACTCCTGGGTGGACGGCCTCGCCGCGGCCGCCGTCGGCGTGCCCTTCCTCGCCTACCGCCCGCGCGAGGAGGAGCTCCGCCGCTGGGGCGTCGAGCCGGCCGGCCGGCTCGACGACCTCGCCGCCCTCCCCGCGTGGCTCGCCGCGCGGGGCAACGGGCGCGAGGCGCGCTGATGGACCTCTTCGAGGAGCCGGCGCCCGGCGCGGTCGCGCCCCCGGCGACGCCGCTCGCCGACCGGATGCGGCCCAAGACCCTCGACGAGGTCCTCGGCCAGGAGCACCTCCTCGGCCCCGGCAAGGTCCTGCGCACAGCACTCGAGCGGGGCGAGCTCCACTCGATGATCCTCTGGGGCCCGCCCGGCTCGGGCAAGACCACGCTCGCCTTCCTCCTGGCGCGGGTGACCGGCGCGCGCTTCGTCGCCTTCTCCGCCGTGCTCTCGGGCGTGAAGGAGATCCGCGAGGTCGTCGCCGAGGCCGAGCGCGAGCGCGCCCGGCGCCGGACGCGCACGATCCTGTTCGTGGACGAGATCCACCGCTTCAACCGCGCGCAGCAGGACGCCTTCCTCCCGCACGTCGAGAAGGCGACGGTGATCCTCATCGGCGCGACGACGGAGAACCCGTCGTTCGAGGTGAACGCGGCGCTCCTGTCCCGCTGCCGCGTCTACGTGCTCCAGGGGCTCGGCGAGGCGGAGCTCGTCGCGATCATGCGGCGCGCGCTCGCCGACGGCGAGCGCGGCCTGGGCGCCCTCGGCCCCGAGGTGGACGACGCCGCCCTCACCCTCGTCGCGCGGCTCGCCGACGGCGACGCGCGCGCGGCGCTCAACATCCTGGAGCTCGCGGTGCTCCTCTCGGCGGAGGCGGGCGGGCGGCGGCGCGTCACCGAGGCGTCGATCCGCGAGGCCGCGCAGCGCAAGACGCTCCTCTACGACAAGGCGGGCGAGGAGCATTACAACCTGATCTCGGCCCTCCACAAGTCGCTGCGCGACTCCGACCCCGACGCCGCGCTCTACTGGCTCACGCGCATGCTCGAGGCCGGCGAGGACCGCCTCTACCTGGCCCGGCGGCTCGTCCGCTTCGCGTCCGAGGACGTGGGCAACGCCGACCCCCGGGCGCTTTCGCTCACGCTCGCGGCCAAGGAAGCGTATGATTTCCTCGGTGACCCCGAAGGAGAGCTCGCTCTCGCCCAGGCGACGCTCTACCTCGCGCTCGCGCCCAAGTCGAACGCGGTCTACGTGGCGCTCGACGCGGCCCGGGCCGACGTTCGCGAGCGTCCCGCCGAGCCCGTGCCGCTCCACATCCGGAACGCGCCCACCCGACTGATGAAGGACCTCGGCTACGGCAAGGGGTACCAGTACGCCCACGACGCGCGCGACGCGCGCGTGGACCAGGACGACCTGCCCGAGGCGCTGCGCGGCCGGCAGTACTACCAACCGACCGACCGCGGGCTCGAAGCCGAGCTCGGCCGCCGGCTCGCTGACTGGCGGCGCTGGCGGGCGGAGCGACGGCGGGAGCGGGACTAGCCATGTGGTTCGGGATCAAGCGCACGCACTGGATCCTGATGACGCTCGTCGTGCTGTTCCTGGCCTTCTACTTCGGGCTGCTCTCGTGGAGCCGGCTCGGCGACGCGCTCGAGACGCTCGCGGCGAACCCGGGCGGCGGCGCGAAGATGTTCGCCGCCAAGGTGGACCG includes these proteins:
- a CDS encoding tetratricopeptide repeat protein, with amino-acid sequence MTRRLRPVTALLLLLTVAFASTPAWALDEPARLRLVGERAFGDGLYAVARRALERLVAEYPNDPKLPETLLTLGRARLALGDGEAALEAFRRAEKLPAAGPPLEAKFWQGEALYRLRRFAEARAAYEAVTRKDAQSPRAPDAYYGLGLTDLDLRRPEGAVTAFRELLNGWPDHALAPDATFYLARTLVELKRFGEAIPMLEAFPTKFGGHKLVPDARYLLGWARVTSGDAKGGLEDLRAFVAAAPRHDLAPAARRMITETLSKYGDRSELQDTYKQLMEQAPPTAEALYDAGAIAGRLGRPKDQEAAWRRLRKEFPNHQLASRAALDLANAAFKRKDWREASAQAQAAAKSDEEAVRADALVLQGESELKLGRFSAAAKAFEAVGAVKSVEAATRYRALAGLGLAREQLQDPKAALAAYAQVAAKSPDATLRDWARDRATAIKGRLPKTPAPKAGGGS
- a CDS encoding replication-associated recombination protein A; this translates as MDLFEEPAPGAVAPPATPLADRMRPKTLDEVLGQEHLLGPGKVLRTALERGELHSMILWGPPGSGKTTLAFLLARVTGARFVAFSAVLSGVKEIREVVAEAERERARRRTRTILFVDEIHRFNRAQQDAFLPHVEKATVILIGATTENPSFEVNAALLSRCRVYVLQGLGEAELVAIMRRALADGERGLGALGPEVDDAALTLVARLADGDARAALNILELAVLLSAEAGGRRRVTEASIREAAQRKTLLYDKAGEEHYNLISALHKSLRDSDPDAALYWLTRMLEAGEDRLYLARRLVRFASEDVGNADPRALSLTLAAKEAYDFLGDPEGELALAQATLYLALAPKSNAVYVALDAARADVRERPAEPVPLHIRNAPTRLMKDLGYGKGYQYAHDARDARVDQDDLPEALRGRQYYQPTDRGLEAELGRRLADWRRWRAERRRERD
- a CDS encoding HAD family hydrolase, which gives rise to MALCVFDLDHTLIRTPLDLAAMAVDMRALIERARGPLPPRPERWRVGELVQWTKAGAPELEGAVWEVALAHEGRAMDAATVEPGALDALAGARRAGFRTALWTNNARALTLPALERLGLAALLDLVVTRDDMRALKPDPDGWRVICDRVDGAERAADSVVVGDSWVDGLAAAAVGVPFLAYRPREEELRRWGVEPAGRLDDLAALPAWLAARGNGREAR